One stretch of Candidatus Binatia bacterium DNA includes these proteins:
- the ivd gene encoding isovaleryl-CoA dehydrogenase, translating into MNDRRDERTWWKEFPLHAPTEEHRLLLQTLEAFVRDEVEPQAQSFNRDERFNRALFQRAGELGLLGLTVPVEEGGAGLDATATVLVHEALSWSDPGFCLAYLAHAVLFVHNFATNANPEQKRRVLPKVISGEWIGGMCMTEPEAGTDVLGMRSTAERRGDHYVLNGRKMFITNGAVDDHTLGDVFLVYAKTGGKISTFLVEKGFPGFSLGQRLHDKLGMRASMTAELVFDQCAVPVANLIGQEGESLQHMMRNLEIERVALAGMSLGIAMRCLETMVHYANERKAFGVPLREHGQIQRYIGDSYAEFRAARSYVYDVARRLDLRSLGNRADADGAKLFAARVGKEIADRAIQVLGGYGYMGEYVVERLWRDAKLIEIGGGTLEAHQKNITKDLCRAPEWIRR; encoded by the coding sequence ATGAACGACCGCCGAGACGAACGCACGTGGTGGAAGGAGTTCCCCCTGCACGCCCCCACGGAAGAACACCGCCTCCTGTTGCAAACGCTAGAAGCCTTCGTGCGCGACGAGGTGGAACCACAAGCGCAAAGCTTCAATCGCGACGAACGGTTCAATCGTGCATTGTTCCAGCGCGCGGGAGAGCTCGGATTACTGGGACTGACGGTTCCCGTCGAAGAAGGCGGTGCCGGTCTCGACGCTACCGCCACAGTGCTCGTGCACGAGGCCTTGTCGTGGTCCGATCCTGGCTTTTGCTTGGCTTACCTGGCCCACGCCGTGCTGTTCGTGCACAACTTTGCCACTAACGCCAACCCCGAACAAAAACGGCGCGTACTTCCCAAAGTCATCTCCGGCGAATGGATCGGCGGCATGTGCATGACCGAACCCGAGGCCGGCACCGATGTGCTCGGGATGCGCAGCACGGCCGAGCGCCGGGGGGATCACTACGTGCTCAACGGGCGCAAGATGTTCATCACCAATGGGGCAGTGGACGATCATACGCTCGGAGACGTGTTTCTCGTCTACGCCAAGACCGGAGGAAAGATCAGCACCTTCCTCGTGGAGAAAGGTTTTCCTGGATTTTCTCTGGGCCAGCGCCTCCACGACAAGCTGGGCATGCGTGCCTCGATGACCGCCGAGCTCGTGTTCGACCAGTGCGCGGTGCCCGTTGCGAACCTCATCGGCCAAGAGGGCGAGAGCCTGCAACACATGATGCGCAACCTCGAAATCGAGCGTGTTGCCCTGGCCGGAATGTCCCTGGGCATCGCGATGCGTTGCTTGGAAACGATGGTGCACTATGCCAACGAACGCAAGGCGTTTGGCGTACCGCTGCGCGAACACGGACAAATTCAACGCTACATCGGCGATTCCTACGCCGAATTCCGCGCTGCCCGAAGTTACGTGTACGATGTCGCCCGCCGACTCGACTTGCGCTCGCTCGGCAACCGTGCGGACGCGGACGGCGCCAAACTCTTTGCCGCTCGTGTCGGCAAGGAGATTGCGGATCGCGCCATTCAAGTGCTGGGCGGCTACGGGTATATGGGTGAGTATGTCGTGGAGCGCTTGTGGCGCGACGCCAAGCTCATCGAAATTGGCGGCGGCACCCTGGAGGCGCACCAGAAAAATATCACCAAGGACCTCTGCCGTGCTCCGGAATGGATCCGGCGTTAG
- a CDS encoding AmmeMemoRadiSam system radical SAM enzyme, which yields MSSVREALFWHPLPDGKVRCTLCALDCKISRGRRGACGVRVNVEGKLFTLVYGRLVARHVDPIEKKPLFHFLPGSLSYSIATVGCNFRCLHCQNYEISQAPKEKGVVTAGSDDGAGDDPEVLCLTLREAGARIPGEDVSPEEVVNAALRSGCRSISYTYTEPTIFYEFALDTARLAHSRGLRNVFVTNGYIGKEALETIAPYLDAANIDLKSFRDTAHKQMTGARLAPVLENIRRYKSLGVWVEVTTLVIPQHNDSDEELRAIAEFLASVDRDLPWHVTQFYPTYRLLDRPRTPVATLRRAREIGIAAGLRFVYEGNVPGEGGENTYCPECHALLVGRYGFTLLANRIADGRCPDCGAAIAGIWQPSR from the coding sequence ATGAGCTCCGTTCGCGAGGCACTGTTTTGGCACCCTCTTCCCGATGGCAAGGTCCGGTGCACCTTGTGCGCCCTCGACTGCAAGATTTCGCGCGGCCGGCGCGGCGCTTGCGGGGTGCGGGTCAATGTCGAAGGGAAACTGTTTACCCTGGTGTACGGCCGGCTGGTGGCCCGGCACGTTGACCCGATCGAGAAGAAACCTCTGTTTCACTTTCTCCCTGGGTCGTTGTCGTACTCGATCGCCACCGTCGGATGCAATTTCCGCTGTCTGCACTGCCAAAACTACGAAATCTCGCAGGCACCGAAAGAAAAAGGCGTGGTCACGGCCGGGAGTGACGATGGCGCGGGTGACGACCCTGAAGTGCTGTGCTTGACCCTGCGTGAGGCGGGCGCGCGCATTCCGGGCGAAGATGTCAGTCCCGAAGAGGTCGTCAATGCCGCGCTACGCAGCGGATGCCGCAGCATTTCGTACACCTACACCGAGCCGACGATTTTCTACGAGTTTGCGCTCGATACCGCTCGGCTGGCCCACAGCCGCGGGTTGCGGAACGTGTTCGTGACCAATGGTTACATCGGCAAGGAAGCGCTGGAGACGATCGCTCCGTACCTCGATGCGGCCAACATTGACCTCAAGAGTTTTCGCGACACGGCGCACAAGCAAATGACGGGAGCGCGCCTGGCACCCGTGTTGGAGAACATTCGCCGCTACAAGTCGCTCGGGGTGTGGGTGGAGGTGACGACGCTGGTGATCCCGCAGCACAACGACAGCGACGAGGAGCTGCGGGCCATTGCCGAATTTTTGGCCAGTGTGGATCGTGATCTGCCCTGGCACGTCACCCAGTTTTACCCCACCTACCGGCTGCTCGACCGCCCGCGCACGCCCGTTGCCACCTTGCGCCGCGCGCGGGAAATCGGCATCGCAGCGGGGTTGCGTTTCGTGTACGAGGGAAACGTGCCGGGCGAAGGCGGCGAGAACACATATTGCCCCGAGTGTCACGCGTTGCTCGTGGGGCGATATGGCTTCACGCTGCTGGCGAACCGCATTGCAGACGGCCGCTGCCCGGATTGTGGTGCGGCGATTGCGGGGATATGGCAGCCGAGTCGTTAG
- the ilvD1 gene encoding dihydroxy-acid dehydratase 1 → MAGARALWRATGMQDADFHKPIVAIANSFTQFVPGHVHLHDVGQRLKKVIDAAGGWGVEFNTIAVDDGIAMGHGGMLYSLPSRDLIADSVEYMVQAHVADALVCISNCDKITPGMLMAAMRLNIPTIFVSGGPMEAGTSAGTHDAHGNPLPPRKLDLIDPMIAAGDDRVSDEELLEMERSACPTCGSCSGMFTANSMNCLNEALGMALPGNGTIVATHAARWQLFETAGRLIVEMARRYYEQGDTSVLPRSIATFEAFENAMTLDIAMGGSTNTVLHILAIAHEAGVPFTMSDIDRLSRRVPNICKVAPSSHYHVEDVNRAGGIFTILGELDRAGLIHRHVPTVHSRTMGEAIDANDVRRPTATAEARQRSLAAPGGVRTTVAFSQATYYAELDNDRSHGCIRSVEHAYSQDGGLAVLYGNLAPDGCIVKTAGVDESIWVFEGPARVFESQEDACQAILNDRIRPGDVVVIRYEGPKGGPGMQEMLYPTSYIKAKQLGKACALVTDGRFSGGTSGLSVGHVSPEAAEGGTIALVRDGDRIRIDIPKRKIELLVDKGELKQRRVAEIERGPAAWSPQNRQRVVSPALQAYALLTTSAARGAVRDLSQVRRNGRRSASNGRRSSR, encoded by the coding sequence ATGGCTGGAGCGCGCGCGCTCTGGCGTGCGACGGGCATGCAGGATGCGGATTTCCACAAGCCCATTGTCGCCATAGCCAACAGCTTCACCCAATTCGTTCCTGGTCACGTTCACTTGCACGACGTCGGGCAGCGGTTGAAAAAAGTGATTGACGCGGCCGGCGGCTGGGGTGTCGAATTCAACACGATTGCCGTGGACGACGGCATCGCCATGGGTCATGGGGGAATGCTGTACTCGCTACCCAGCCGAGACCTCATCGCGGACAGCGTCGAATACATGGTGCAAGCGCATGTAGCGGACGCACTCGTGTGCATCTCGAACTGCGACAAGATCACTCCGGGAATGCTCATGGCCGCCATGCGCCTCAACATCCCCACGATCTTCGTTTCCGGCGGCCCCATGGAAGCCGGCACATCCGCAGGAACGCACGACGCCCACGGCAATCCTTTACCGCCGCGCAAACTCGATCTGATCGATCCGATGATTGCTGCGGGGGATGACCGCGTGAGCGACGAAGAGTTGCTGGAAATGGAGCGCTCGGCCTGCCCGACTTGTGGCTCGTGCTCGGGCATGTTCACGGCGAACAGCATGAATTGCCTGAACGAGGCCCTGGGGATGGCCTTGCCCGGAAACGGCACGATCGTAGCCACCCACGCCGCGCGGTGGCAATTGTTCGAGACCGCGGGCCGGCTCATCGTGGAGATGGCGCGCCGCTATTACGAGCAAGGCGATACCAGCGTACTGCCCCGCAGCATCGCCACGTTCGAAGCTTTCGAGAATGCCATGACGCTCGACATCGCCATGGGCGGCTCGACCAACACCGTGCTCCACATCCTGGCCATTGCGCACGAAGCTGGCGTGCCGTTCACGATGAGCGACATCGATCGCCTATCGCGGCGGGTACCCAATATTTGCAAGGTCGCTCCTTCGTCGCACTACCATGTCGAGGACGTCAACCGCGCCGGCGGAATTTTCACGATCCTCGGCGAGCTCGACCGCGCTGGCTTGATCCACCGGCACGTTCCCACCGTACACAGCCGCACCATGGGTGAGGCGATTGACGCAAACGACGTGCGCCGCCCCACCGCTACGGCAGAGGCCCGCCAACGCTCGCTCGCGGCGCCGGGCGGCGTGCGCACCACGGTGGCCTTTTCGCAGGCAACATACTACGCAGAGTTGGACAACGACCGCTCCCACGGTTGCATTCGCAGCGTGGAACACGCCTATAGCCAGGATGGCGGACTCGCCGTGTTGTACGGCAATTTGGCACCGGACGGCTGCATCGTGAAGACCGCTGGGGTAGACGAATCCATCTGGGTCTTCGAAGGGCCGGCCAGAGTGTTCGAATCCCAAGAAGATGCGTGCCAAGCCATCCTTAACGATCGAATTCGACCTGGAGACGTAGTCGTGATTCGCTACGAGGGGCCGAAGGGCGGGCCGGGTATGCAAGAAATGCTGTACCCGACTTCCTACATCAAGGCAAAGCAGCTCGGGAAAGCATGCGCGCTCGTCACCGACGGGCGTTTCAGTGGCGGCACCTCGGGGCTCAGCGTCGGCCACGTTTCGCCGGAAGCGGCCGAAGGGGGTACGATTGCTCTTGTCCGCGATGGCGACCGCATCCGCATCGATATTCCCAAACGAAAGATCGAACTGCTGGTGGACAAAGGCGAACTCAAACAGCGGCGCGTGGCGGAGATCGAACGCGGGCCAGCCGCCTGGAGCCCGCAAAACCGCCAACGGGTGGTGTCTCCCGCCTTACAAGCCTACGCGCTGCTGACCACCAGTGCGGCTCGCGGTGCGGTACGCGATTTGAGCCAAGTGCGTCGCAACGGGCGCCGCTCTGCGAGCAACGGCCGGCGAAGCAGTCGTTAA
- a CDS encoding heat-shock protein Hsp20 yields MAKAKAAKKKTARSAQVVPVHATPVERVVVDPFERFVERFFSDFPRLPWPRIEWPEVWRPLREFELKVPAVDVYEEGDDLVVKAELPGLTKDQIDISLTDKTLTIKGEKQRSEEVKEKDYYRSERTFGSFTRTITLPVEVKADAATATLKDGVLEIRLPKTEEPGKRPRKIEVQAA; encoded by the coding sequence ATGGCGAAGGCAAAAGCAGCAAAGAAGAAAACGGCGCGGTCGGCCCAAGTCGTGCCGGTACACGCTACCCCAGTGGAGCGGGTCGTGGTCGATCCGTTCGAGCGATTCGTGGAGCGATTTTTCTCCGACTTTCCGCGCCTGCCGTGGCCCCGCATCGAATGGCCGGAGGTGTGGCGGCCGTTGCGGGAATTCGAGCTCAAGGTACCGGCGGTGGACGTCTACGAGGAAGGCGACGACCTAGTCGTCAAAGCCGAACTTCCCGGGCTTACGAAAGACCAGATCGACATCAGCCTCACCGACAAAACCCTCACCATCAAAGGGGAGAAGCAGCGAAGCGAGGAGGTGAAAGAAAAAGACTACTACCGTAGCGAGCGGACCTTCGGCTCCTTTACGCGCACCATCACCCTACCGGTGGAGGTGAAGGCCGACGCGGCTACCGCCACCTTGAAGGACGGCGTGCTGGAAATCCGCTTGCCCAAAACGGAAGAACCTGGAAAGCGGCCTCGCAAAATCGAAGTGCAGGCTGCTTGA